Proteins encoded by one window of Glycine soja cultivar W05 chromosome 15, ASM419377v2, whole genome shotgun sequence:
- the LOC114385686 gene encoding squalene monooxygenase-like, protein MMGYEYILGGIIASSLVLVFVIYGSVSKRKAKSSVHAESNGGSIIRTSPENGNHHQEISETTDVIIVGAGVAGAALAYTLGKEGRRVHVIERDLTEPDRIVGELLQPGGYLKLIELGLQDCVGEIDAQPVFGYALYKDGKNTKLSYPLENFASDVSGRSFHNGRFIQRMREKASSLPNVKLEQGTVTFLLEEDRIIKGVNFKTKSGQELTAKAPLTIVCDGCFSNLRRSLCNPKVDVPSHFVGLVLENCNLPYANHGHVILGDPSPILFYPISSTEIRCLVDVPGHKLPSLGNGDMARYLKTVVAPQVPPELRDSFIAAVEKGNIRSMPNRSMPASPYPTPGALLMGDAFNMRHPLTGGGMTVALSDIVLLRNLLRPLHDLHDANALCKYLESFYTLRKPVASTINTLAGALYKVFCASPDPASKEMRQACFDYLSLGGVFSDGPIALLSGLNPRPLSLVLHFFAVAIYGVGRLLIPFPSPKRMWIGARLISGASAIIFPIIKAEGIRQMFFPVTVPAYYRTPPNNLED, encoded by the exons ATGATGGgttatgagtatattttgggAGGCATTATAGCTTCTAGCTTGGTGCTTGTGTTTGTTATATATGGTTCTGTATCAAAGAGGAAGGCCAAAAGTTCAGTACATGCAGAAAGTAATGGTGGTAGTATTATAAGGACATCACCAGAAAATGGAAACCACCATCAAGAAATCTCAGAAACTACGGACGTCATCATTGTCGGTGCTGGGGTTGCTGGCGCAGCCCTTGCTTACACACTTGGCAAG GAAGGAAGGCGAGTGCATGTTATTGAAAGGGACTTGACTGAACCAGACAGGATTGTGGGGGAATTGCTACAACCTGGGGGGTATCTTAAGTTAATTGAATTGGGTCTCCAAG ATTGTGTGGGTGAGATTGATGCTCAGCCAGTCTTTGGCTATGCTCTTTACAAGGACGGGAAAAATACTAAGCTTTCTTACCCCTTGGAAAATTTTGCCTCTGATGTTTCTGGAAGAAGCTTTCACAATGGCCGTTTCATACAAAGGATGCGCGAAAAGGCTTCATCTCTTCCAAA TGTAAAATTAGAACAAGGAACTGTCACATTTCTACTAGAAGAAGATAGAATCATCAAAGGGGTAAACTTCAAAACCAAGAGTGGACAAGAGCTCACAGCTAAGGCTCCCCTCACCATTGTATGTGATGGCTGTTTTTCCAACCTGAGACGTTCTCTTTGCAACCCAAAG GTTGATGTACCATCTCATTTTGTTGGTCTGGTCCTAGAGAACTGCAATCTTCCATATGCAAACCACGGGCACGTTATCTTGGGTGATCCTTCTCCCATTTTGTTTTATCCCATCAGTAGCACCGAGATTCGGTGTTTGGTTGATGTGCCTGGCCATAAATTACCTTCCCTTGGCAATGGTGACATGGCCCGTTATTTGAAGACAGTAGTAGCTCCCCAG GTTCCTCCAGAGCTGCGTGACTCTTTTATAGCAGCAGTTGAGAAAGGAAACATAAGAAGCATGCCAAACAGAAGCATGCCCGCATCTCCTTATCCCACACCTGGTGCCCTTCTCATGGGAGATGCCTTCAACATGCGTCACCCTTTAACCGGAGGGGGAATGACTGTGGCTTTGTCTGACATTGTTTTGCTAAGGAACCTTCTTAGACCCCTGCATGATCTGCATGATGCTAATGCTCTTTGCAAATATCTTGAATCATTCTACACCCTACGCaag CCAGTGGCATCTACAATAAACACATTAGCTGGGGCATTGTACAAGGTGTTTTGTGCATCCCCTGATCCAGCTAGTAAGGAAATGCGCCAGGCATGTTTTGATTATTTAAGCCTTGGAGGTGTTTTCTCAGATGGACCAATTGCTCTACTCTCTGGTCTAAATCCTCGTCCATTAAGCTTGGTTCTCCACTTCTTTGCCGTGGCTATATATGGTGTTGGTCGCTTACTCATACCATTCCCTTCTCCAAAACGAATGTGGATTGGAGCTAGATTGATTTCC GGTGCCTCTGCTATCATTTTCCCCATTATCAAGGCCGAAGGAATTAGACAAATGTTCTTCCCAGTAACTGTGCCAGCGTATTACAGAACACCCCCTAACAATTTGGAAGATTAA
- the LOC114388543 gene encoding DUF21 domain-containing protein At4g33700-like, with the protein MAVEYQCCETQFFIRLLIILLLVLFAGLMSGLTLGLMSLSLVDLEVLAKSGTPQGRKHAAKILPVVRNQHLLLCTLLICNAAAMEALPIFLDGLVVAWGAVLISVTLILLFGEIIPQSICSRYGLAIGATVAPFVRVLVWICFPVAYPISKLLDYLLGHRHEALFRRAELKTLVNLHGNEAGKGGELTHDETTIIAGALELSEKTASDAMTPITEIFSVDINAKLDRDLFSLILEKGHSRVPVYYEQPTNIFGLVLAKNLLTIDPEEEIPVKSVTIRRIPRVPETLPLYDILNEFQKGHSHMAVVVRHFEKTRQQSSNNNADVRDVKVDIDGEKTPQGNILKTKRSLQKWKSFPNSNNSNRGGSRSRKWSKNIYSYILEIDGNSLPSLPEKEEAVGIITMKDVIEELLQEEIFDETDHHFEDS; encoded by the exons ATGGCGGTGGAGTACCAGTGTTGTGAAACTCAGTTTTTCATACGCTTATTGATAATTTTGCTGCTTGTGTTGTTTGCTGGATTGATGTCAGGGCTCACTTTAGGACTCATGTCCTTGAGTCTTGTTGATCTTGAGGTTCTCGCTAAGTCTGGCACCCCTCAGGGTCGCAAACATGCTG CGAAGATATTGCCTGTTGTCAGAAATCAACATTTGTTGCTTTGCACCCTTCTAATTTGTAATGCTGCAGCCATGGAG GCACTTCCTATCTTTCTTGATGGTCTTGTTGTGGCGTGGGGTGCTGTCTTGATTTCAGTAACATTAATTCTTCTGTTTGGTGAG ATTATACCACAATCAATTTGTTCTCGGTATGGTTTAGCAATTGGTGCAACAGTGGCTCCATTTGTTCGGGTTCTTGTATGGATATGCTTTCCTGTTGCTTATCCAATTAGCAAG TTGTTGGATTATTTGCTGGGGCATCGACATGAAGCCCTTTTCCGCAGAGCTGAGTTGAAAACACTTGTAAATCTGCATGGCAACGAG GCTGGAAAAGGTGGAGAACTGACACATGATGAAACCACAATCATTGCTGGAGCGCTTGAACTTTCTGAGAAGACAGCCAGTGATGCCATGACCCCCATAACTGAAATATTTTCTGTTGATATTAATGCAAAGCTTGATAG GGATTTGTTTAGTCTAATATTGGAGAAAGGGCATAGCAGAGTTCCTGTCTATTACGAGCAGCCTACAAATATTTTTGGACTTGTCCTG GCAAAGAATTTATTGACAATTGACCCAGAAGAAGAAATACCCGTGAAAAGTGTGACCATCCGCAGGATTCCAAg GGTTCCAGAAACGTTGCCACTTTATGATATTTTGAATGAGTTCCAGAAGGGCCATAGCCACATGGCTGTTGTTGTCAGACATTTTGAGAAGACAAGGCAACAGTCTTCCAACAATAATGCCGATG TGAGAGATGTAAAGGTAGATATTGATGGGGAGAAGACTCCCCAAGGGAATATTTTGAAGACCAAGAGGTCACTCCAAAAGTGGAAAAGCTTTCCAAACTCAAATAATTCGAATAGGGGTGGTTCCCGGAGCAGGAAATggtcaaaaaatatttactcgTATATTCTAGAAATAGATGGAAATTCACTTCCAAGTTTGCCCGAAAAAGAAGAAGCTGTTGGAATAATTACAATGAAAGATGTCATTGAAGAGCTTTTACAG GAGGAGATCTTTGATGAGACGGATCATCATTTTGAAGACTCATGA
- the LOC114388544 gene encoding protein FAM133A-like — translation MDLETENRLAAMLMREAAELRRQSEREGVLAYLRKPNIRTRPNSRFLTATVRGVQQANRAVEVNEMWRLRQKELELDKRVKEKSLGKSSRDRSHGDDNSSRGTGRHASIDNSTSTSSSSRSGKREYELDKRVKDTSKDKSSGDRSYRAGNSSRSAGRHAAVDKSTSAHASCSSEREYEHGLEGLKDEELEEFLHSRTKRGRGAVGPRMDETGPYLPHLEGEPSTSPDVREHRVIYGPEKPLSLRPYESSDEEELHEERRKKSKKSHSKNSDKERSKKHRSKDKSKHKKKKREEKRSKHHH, via the exons ATGGATTTGGAGACGGAAAACAGATTAGCTGCTATGCTTATGAGGGAAGCAGCAGAATTACGGCGGCAGTCTGAAAGGGAAGGAGTTCTGGCTTATCTTCGCAAGCCTAATATACGGACCCGACCAAATTCACGTTTCCTCACTGCAACTGTTCGTGGAGTACAACAAG CAAATCGAGCTGTGGAAGTGAATGAGATGTGGCGATTGAGGCAAAAAGAGCTCGAGCTGGATAAACGGGTTAAAGAAAAATCCTTGGGTAAAAGCAGTAGAGATAGAAGCCATGGGGATGATAACTCATCAAGAGGCACAGGAAGACATGCTAGTATTGATAATAGCACTTCAACCTCCTCCTCTTCAAGGTCAGGTAAAAGAGAGTATGAGTTGGATAAACGGGTTAAAGACACATCAAAAGATAAAAGCAGCGGTGACAGGAGCTATAGGGCTGGAAACTCATCAAGAAGCGCCGGAAGACATGCTGCAGTGGATAAAAGCACTAGTGCACATGCTTCATGCTCCAGTGAAAGAGAATATGAGCATGGTCTGGAAGGTTTAAAGGATGAAGAGCTTGAGGAGTTTCTACACTCAAG GACCAAGCGAGGCAGAGGTGCTGTTGGTCCAAGGATGGATGAGACTGGACCTTACCTTCCTCATTTGGAAGGGGAGCCTAGTACTAGTCCCGATGTAAGGGAGCATCGTGTTATTTATGGTCCAGAGAAGCCTCTGTCATTGAGGCCATATGAATCTTCTGATGAGGAGGAGCTTCATGAAGAAAGGCggaaaaagagtaaaaagtCTCATTCTAAGAACTCAGACAAGGAGCGTTCTAAGAAGCACAGGTCCAAAGATAAATCTAagcataagaaaaagaaaagggaggaGAAACGAAGTAAACATCATCACTGA
- the LOC114388542 gene encoding DUF21 domain-containing protein At2g14520-like isoform X2: MGVEYTCCDMEFYKRILIIVLLVMFAGLMSGLTLGLMSLSIVDLEVLAKSGTPQDRNNAAKILPVVRNQHLLLCTLLICNAIAMEALPIFLDSLVVAWGAILISVTLILLFGELLDFLLGHRHKALFHRAELKTLVNLHGHEAGKGGELTHHETTIIAGALELAEKTAGDAMTPITEAFCIDINSKLDMYLMNLILENGHSRVPVFYDQPTNIIGLILIKNLLTIDPEDEAPVKCVTIRRIPRVPETMPLYDILNEFQKGHSHMAIVVKHCDKTGYQSSNNNAYDSARDVKVDIDGEKPPREKNLKTKMSCHKRKSFPNANNLNKGSPQSRKWSKNMYSDILEIDGNSIPKLPEKEAAVGIITMEDVIEELLQGEIFDETDHDFEVS; the protein is encoded by the exons ATGGGGGTGGAGTATACGTGCTGTGACATGGAGTTTTACAAACGCATACTAATAATTGTGCTGCTTGTGATGTTCGCTGGATTGATGTCAGGGCTCACTTTAGGACTCATGTCATTGAGTATCGTTGATCTTGAGGTCCTTGCTAAGTCTGGAACCCCTCAGGATCGCAACAATGCCG CAAAGATATTGCCTGTTGTCAGGAATCAACATTTATTGCTTTGCACCCTCCTAATTTGCAATGCTATAGCCATGGAG GCACTTCCAATTTTTCTTGATAGTCTTGTTGTGGCGTGGGGTGCTATCCTGATTTCAGTGACCTTAATTCTTCTGTTTGGTGAG TTGTTGGACTTTTTGTTGGGGCATCGACATAAAGCACTTTTCCACAGAGCTGAGTTGAAAACACTAGTAAATCTGCATGGCCATGAG GCTGGAAAAGGTGGGGAACTGACACATCATGAAACAACAATCATTGCTGGAGCACTGGAACTTGCTGAGAAGACAGCCGGTGATGCCATGACCCCCATAACTGAAGCATTTTGTATTGACATTAATTCTAAGCTTGACAT GTATCTGATGAATCTGATATTGGAGAATGGGCATAGCAGGGTCCCTGTCTTTTATGATCAGCCTACAAATATTATTGGACTTATCCTG ATCAAGAATTTATTGACAATTGATCCAGAAGATGAAGCACCCGTGAAATGTGTGACCATACGCAGAATTCCAAG GGTTCCAGAAACGATGCCACTATATGATATTTTGAATGAGTTCCAAAAGGGCCATAGCCACATGGCTATTGTTGTCAAACACTGTGACAAGACAGGTTATCAATCTTCCAATAATAATGCCTATG ACTCAGCGAGAGATGTGAAGGTGGATATTGATGGTGAGAAGCCTCCCCGagagaaaaatttgaaaacCAAGATGTCATGCCATAAACGTAAAAGCTTTCCAAACGCAAATAACTTAAACAAGGGTAGTCCTCAGAGCAGAAAATGGTCAAAGAATATGTACTCAGATATTTTGGAAATAGATGGAAATTCAATTCCAAAGCTACCAGAAAAAGAAGCTGCTGTTGGAATAATTACTATGGAGGATGTCATTGAAGAGCTTTTACAG GGAGAGATCTTTGATGAGACGGATCATGATTTTGAAGTCTCGTGA
- the LOC114388542 gene encoding DUF21 domain-containing protein At2g14520-like isoform X1, translating to MGVEYTCCDMEFYKRILIIVLLVMFAGLMSGLTLGLMSLSIVDLEVLAKSGTPQDRNNAAKILPVVRNQHLLLCTLLICNAIAMEALPIFLDSLVVAWGAILISVTLILLFGEIIPQSICSRYGLAIGATVAPVVRVLVWVCFPVAYPISKLLDFLLGHRHKALFHRAELKTLVNLHGHEAGKGGELTHHETTIIAGALELAEKTAGDAMTPITEAFCIDINSKLDMYLMNLILENGHSRVPVFYDQPTNIIGLILIKNLLTIDPEDEAPVKCVTIRRIPRVPETMPLYDILNEFQKGHSHMAIVVKHCDKTGYQSSNNNAYDSARDVKVDIDGEKPPREKNLKTKMSCHKRKSFPNANNLNKGSPQSRKWSKNMYSDILEIDGNSIPKLPEKEAAVGIITMEDVIEELLQGEIFDETDHDFEVS from the exons ATGGGGGTGGAGTATACGTGCTGTGACATGGAGTTTTACAAACGCATACTAATAATTGTGCTGCTTGTGATGTTCGCTGGATTGATGTCAGGGCTCACTTTAGGACTCATGTCATTGAGTATCGTTGATCTTGAGGTCCTTGCTAAGTCTGGAACCCCTCAGGATCGCAACAATGCCG CAAAGATATTGCCTGTTGTCAGGAATCAACATTTATTGCTTTGCACCCTCCTAATTTGCAATGCTATAGCCATGGAG GCACTTCCAATTTTTCTTGATAGTCTTGTTGTGGCGTGGGGTGCTATCCTGATTTCAGTGACCTTAATTCTTCTGTTTGGTGAG ATAATACCCCAATCAATTTGTTCACGGTATGGTTTAGCAATTGGTGCAACAGTGGCTCCAGTTGTCCGTGTTCTGGTATGGGTATGTTTTCCTGTTGCATATCCAATCAGTAAG TTGTTGGACTTTTTGTTGGGGCATCGACATAAAGCACTTTTCCACAGAGCTGAGTTGAAAACACTAGTAAATCTGCATGGCCATGAG GCTGGAAAAGGTGGGGAACTGACACATCATGAAACAACAATCATTGCTGGAGCACTGGAACTTGCTGAGAAGACAGCCGGTGATGCCATGACCCCCATAACTGAAGCATTTTGTATTGACATTAATTCTAAGCTTGACAT GTATCTGATGAATCTGATATTGGAGAATGGGCATAGCAGGGTCCCTGTCTTTTATGATCAGCCTACAAATATTATTGGACTTATCCTG ATCAAGAATTTATTGACAATTGATCCAGAAGATGAAGCACCCGTGAAATGTGTGACCATACGCAGAATTCCAAG GGTTCCAGAAACGATGCCACTATATGATATTTTGAATGAGTTCCAAAAGGGCCATAGCCACATGGCTATTGTTGTCAAACACTGTGACAAGACAGGTTATCAATCTTCCAATAATAATGCCTATG ACTCAGCGAGAGATGTGAAGGTGGATATTGATGGTGAGAAGCCTCCCCGagagaaaaatttgaaaacCAAGATGTCATGCCATAAACGTAAAAGCTTTCCAAACGCAAATAACTTAAACAAGGGTAGTCCTCAGAGCAGAAAATGGTCAAAGAATATGTACTCAGATATTTTGGAAATAGATGGAAATTCAATTCCAAAGCTACCAGAAAAAGAAGCTGCTGTTGGAATAATTACTATGGAGGATGTCATTGAAGAGCTTTTACAG GGAGAGATCTTTGATGAGACGGATCATGATTTTGAAGTCTCGTGA